The following nucleotide sequence is from Calonectris borealis chromosome 5, bCalBor7.hap1.2, whole genome shotgun sequence.
CTGCTCAGAATCACCTGAGACTTAACCTCTCTGCTTTAAACATTTGAATGTTTAATGGATATGTAGTTGAAATAAATGTGTAGCTGTTCTAGAAATTCAAATCTTTCCAATTTTTAAGGAAGCACATCTATGTTTCTCATAGCATAGAATAATCTGCAGCTCACATTTGTTACTTTTCTTCTagtcataattatttttattcagttacaAATACTTAAAGTAAGTTTTCTTAAACAAGGGGCTAGGGTAGTCCCTTCTTTCAGATATCCTTAGTTATTTCAGTAAATAGGGCTTTGCATTTTGCTGTGGAGGGagaacaggaaataaaatcaGTCTTTGAGGGAAATGTATGAAGTTCAGGATTatctaatttaatttcttctccatctttctgATTAGAAATGTGAAAAACTAATGTTGGTATATATCTTAGCTCTTGCTTTTCAGAGTTGGAGGCCATCTCcaaaggtgtgtgtgtgtcttaGATGTATTTTGTGAAGTGAGGAAAGGTATAAAATGATAAAGGAATAGGATAATAAAAGAAAATCGAGTACAGGCACTATGGGAACAGAAAGGAGAGGTGGATAATAAGTGTAAAgatagttttgttttttggttttttttgtttgtttgtttgttttcaaaaaggcAACTGGACGATAATACTGCAAAAAAAGTTATGCATACAggaattttttgtaattttgtggAGGGAAAAGAATCTGAGGAAGGGACATCATCTGACAGGACCCTGGAAATACCACATTATTAGCAGTGGATAGAATTTTTGTGGTGTGAATACCTGTATTCCTATTTTGGTATATGTTCATCTGTCTTTCTATCTGTAAAATCTATCTTTTGAAACATGAGGTATGTTCATAAGTGGGAGCTAATGTTTAAAATACTGTGCTGTGTTAAAGGATTAGATTTTGGTTTGCACACGTAAATTTAGTTTTGGATCGCATACCTCACGATCATACATAGATGGTAAACAACCCTATTAGTTCTTTGTTTCTGACACAGCTGCTATAGCATAGTATCTTTTCACTGGTGAAAGTGAAACATAAATGCTCTCCTTTAATCGTCATTGGTGTTTTTCCAGGAGATAAGCTTATAAActaagataattttaaaagtgaatttcTACATTTGATcaatttgatatttattttattacaggCCAGATCCTCCAAGTAGTTAGAACTGCAAATGGAGCTCAGTATATCATTCAACCACAGCAGCCAGTTGTTCTACAGCAGCAGGTCATACCACAAATGCAGCCTGGTGGAGTACAAGCACCTGTTATACAGCAGGTAAAGAAAAATTTTTGAATAGgtacacttgaaagaaaaaaaattacagtagttACTAAAGAGGCTTGCATTTTTGTGAGCAAATAGAAATAGAACACAAAGTCAGAaatggtatatttaaaaaaaaaatgagagaattgTGTTAAGaggtgtgttttttaaaaatgaacaattttgaAATGTCGTTTTCAATGTCACTTTCATTCTCGCCAAAGTCTGACTGGCTGcagtttaaaatctcttttgtgCGTCCCCTGATGACAGTTACACTATGTGCATAATCCTAGTttacatccttttaaaaatgtgtctatTGGTTAAAATGATTCTGTGTCACATAACATATAGAAGAAAATacctaaaacacacacacacatcctccTTGGTTATTTTAGTAGTGAATACAGTATGTTTTACGAGGATTCTTGTTCAGCTACAAGGTCAACTGTGTGTCCAGACTCTGTAAGCCTTGACTTTAGCATTGTGTCACAGTTTTGCAGTTTAAGCATGAATAACAATTTGTAGAGAGTTTAAATGTTTTATAGAGaaggtttaaaaataatcatttacTTTAAACATTCCTCTCCTGTGCTTGGAACTCAGGTGTGGCAGTAGTGGTAGCATTTTAGAATGGAAAGACAGTAGGTTTTCTTAGATTTAGCAATGCAAAATGAACAGCGAGTAGTGAAAGAAGGTATGTTGTTGAAGATTAAATTATGTATCTGATATAGGTAGAATATTTGTAAGTCTTGTTTCTCTAATTAGTGCAAGTAAGATTGATacgctttaatttttttctgtaagtaatGTGGTAGTCTGTTATGTTAGCAGTCATAGTACTTGCAATGATACTCCATCAGGTTTTGGCTCCAATCCCTGGAGGGATTTCCCAGCAGACGGGAGTGATTATTCAGCCTCAGCAGATCCTGtttacaggaaataaaacacAAGTCATACCTACAACAGTGGCTGCCCCTACACCAGCTCAAGCACAGATTCCTGCAGCTGGTCAGCagcaaccacaacaacaacaggCACAACCACAAGCACCACTTGTTCTCCAAGTTGATGGAGCAGGGGACACATCAtcggaagaagaagaagatgaggaagaagactatgatgatgatgaagaggaagacaaagaaaaagatgggGGTGAAGATGGTCAAGTTGAAGAGGTAAACTTAACATTATTTCAGAAGACGGGAGCATGCTtgtgtttcatttcaatttttttgcaatatttgaaagaaaactatATGCTTCAAATAATATTGTATTCCAATAATTTTAAGAACATAACTTTTATCCTTGTACTTCAAGTTCTTTATTTCCCATATTGAAGTTGTGGAAACAGTGTGTATTAGCAAAGCACCTTGAAATGCAGCTGGGGAAGGCGGGGGGCACAGCAAAAACTGTTAATTGTTGTGAATGCCCTTTTAAAAACTTCAGCAGTAATGTTACTGATCTTATTGAGAGGTCAGCCATGAAATTGTAAAACCTTCATAAGCAAACCGAAATAGTCAACCCTACCTGGGACTGAGTGCATACAAAAGCAAGGTGTTAGGAAGATTGACAAAAAGGAGAGCATATATTTAGTTCACTGAGGGGACCAATAGGTGTAGTCTTACCTGTATCTCACTGATGTTCCCTTGCTTTCTGTTACACTAGAACAAGCCTGAGAACTCAAATTTGATTATAAAGCACTCTAGAAACACATCTGACCTTGATTTAATGAAATCAGGAGATAGGAGCAGGATTGAATATTCTTTGTAACTTGTTGCAATCTTAACAATATGTGCTTAATTTAGACTTTGAATTTTCTTGGTTTCGGACTTGAGCCAGTGGTTCCTACTAAGTTTTGGTGTGTTGCACCAAAAAGCCCCACAAGaataagaaatttttaaaaaagagtggaGGAGGGATACTAACAAGctaaaaatactgttatttcagtCTCTACAGGAAACTTGATACTCCCTAAATCTATCcctaaaatgcattttgaacTGTCAGATCACTTCCACAGTTCTCTGCAGCCTTTCCAATTATTTTAAGATTCCATTTAAAATGCCAATATGAGGAGCATACATAGCATTTCAGTCTGTATCACCCATGCAGTATATGCAGGTAAAACTTGTAATTTTTATCAAGGAGTTAAATCAGGTTTTATGTAGTACATCTACAGTGGTGTCTAACAGTATTTTTATGTTACAAGTTACAGGTTGGGTTCACATCACTTTTCCATTATATTGATCAGCATTGATGTCAGTTTGAATGTTTTAATACTTGCCTTATTAAGTATAGGTCATCATGCTTAAATATTAAGTGTTCTTTAATAGTGCTTTAATGCTAGCATTCTTATGGACATCTTTTTATATGCCAAGACTTTATTAACAGCGTGCCAGAGATTGCCTGTTATTTTTGCTACCTTTGTTCATCAGCAGTTACTTAATGGGTGGACCAGTTCCTTAAAGCTTTGGAAGTCACTTAAATATACCATTACTTTGGAAGGAATTAGGACCTCTAGTacacctttttcttctctcactaGCATCTCTCCTATTTAGCTTATATATTTGGGAGTAGGTGGGAAGATGAGGATTATACAGAAGACTTCAGAAAAGTTGTTTTGCATTTTAGAGGTTGTTTtagcttttgaaatgtttattatttacatgagattaaaaaaaaaatttctgctggAACAGAgtgttagcagaaaaagaaaaaatgaaagtaatttttaagggACATCAAAATACATTCTAGAAGGTCTAAAGAAGTTATTTTGTATGTATCTATGCAAGAtcattttaaagcatcttttttcccctcctataaAAACTTTCTGCATGTGTTGAGGTCTGTTTCTGTTTGTGGCACATCAAACATGAATAAGTCACGGAGTTTCTATTTTTAATGGCACATAGGGAGTGATGTGACTGATGTTGCCTTTCCACTGCGTAGatgctttagaaaaatgaaaatctgcatAATGATAAATTTTTTTGTAAAGAGAAATTGCAAGCACCAGAACATTTACAGTAAAGGACCAAGAATGGTTGTGGCAACAAAAGACTGCAGTGCTCAGGATCTGGCCTGAACACTGAAGTTCCAGACTAAAATTGGTAAGGACATCGTCTCAGGATGGAGGGTAGGAAGGAAGTGTATGTACATCAGCCCTCTGCTGGAAAGCCTAATATTCCCCACCTCAAATGCATTTTAGGTCCTATAGTTCATAGGCAAGACTGTAGCCTGATGCGAGTAATCGAAGTAACAGCTTTGATCTTACTAAACAGCATAGCTTTTTGCGTGTGTTTCTTTCAGGAGCCTCTTAACAGTGAAGATGATGTGAGTGATGAGGAAGGACAAGAACTGTTCGATACAGAAAATGTTGTTGTGTGCCAGTATGATAAGGTAATCTCTACAGAACAGAATCCAAGAATTCTACTTTGTTCTTCTTCCTATCAAGTCATAATTTTTAAGTAATATCTTTGTGACTGTTAAGTACAGGTAGATCTGTAAAGATAATAATGTGAATGGTAATATAAGAATTAgctattgtttgtttttaaaacaggtttGTGTGGCATTTTTCTACTAAACTTGGTAATGAGTGAAGGTCAGAAAAATgtggctgcattttctttttcttcatcatGTCTTTCTATGATTTTTAACAAAAGGTCAGTCCTCTGGGCTCAGAAGTGAATTATTTTAAGTAAGATTGTACATTTGCTGTGGCCATGAATGGAAGAAGTAGTCATTATGATTTAGACTTGTGGAAACCTGTTCCTTGATCACTAAAAATATATCTTCTTGATGATAGAATAGTTATCAGAGCAGAAGGTTCTTTCTGTGCTATGcattctttactgaaatagcaatgtgaaatgcttttgcttattttgctttaaattctGCTGAACTGTCTTGCCTCCTCCATAATGACTAATTTCTTCTTGCATATTTGCCCTGGAATATGCAAGGATTCATCCATGTCTGGAATTGTTTTAAATGTGTCTAGAGGATATCGGACACCTTTTTACTGAGGTAGTATGCAGAAAGATTATTCAatatggattttctttcttttcctatgTTAGATTAATTGGACTGCGATGAATAAGGAtcctttttaaagcagaaaaaagctgTAAGCTTGTTGAATAAAAACTCCTACGTTGCAAAGAATGGCTTTGTTAGAAAATCTTCGGTTATGCCCAGACTCTGCTTAGATTTGTCATCAGATTCAACAGAGAATTTAAGATAGAGGAAAATGGTATCAGTATCCACAGCCATCTGTCTCCTCCAGGCTGTAATCCGAAACTGTTAGTTTCAAGGCAGTTCCTGACGATAGTAAGGGACCTCATAATAGCAGTCAGAAAAGCTTGTTGGGAGCTGCTGAAGCTGAGCAACAGGAACTACTCTGAAATCCTCACCCTCTTAAAA
It contains:
- the GTF2A1 gene encoding transcription initiation factor IIA subunit 1 isoform X3 encodes the protein MELKTLWENKLMQSKAVDGFHSEEQQLLLQVQQQQQQQQQQQHHHHHHHTQPQPQQTVQQQSQPQQVLIPASQQAPQQQVIVPDSKLIPHMNASGMSAAATAATLALPAGVTPVQQILTNSGQILQVVRTANGAQYIIQPQQPVVLQQQVIPQMQPGGVQAPVIQQVLAPIPGGISQQTGVIIQPQQILFTGNKTQVIPTTVAAPTPAQAQIPAAGQQQPQQQQAQPQAPLVLQVDGAGDTSSEEEEDEEEDYDDDEEEDKEKDGGEDGQVEEEPLNSEDDVSDEEGQELFDTENVVVCQYDKIHRSKNKWKFHLKDGIMNLNGRDYVFSKAIGDAEW
- the GTF2A1 gene encoding transcription initiation factor IIA subunit 1 isoform X2, whose product is MASSTNTNPVPKLYRSVIEDVINDVREVFLDEGVDEQVLMELKTLWENKLMQSKAVDGFHSEEQQLLLQVQQQQQQQQQQQHHHHHHHTQPQPQQTVQQQSQPQQVLIPASQQAPQQQVIVPDSKLIPHMNASGMSAAATAATLALPAGVTPVQQILTNSGQILQVVRTANGAQYIIQPQQPVVLQQQVIPQMQPGGVQAPVIQQVLAPIPGGISQQTGVIIQPQQILFTGNKTQVIPTTVAAPTPAQAQIPAAGQQQPQQQQAQPQAPLVLQVDGAGDTSSEEEEDEEEDYDDDEEEDKEKDGGEDGQVEEEPLNSEDDVSDEEGQELFDTENVVVCQYDKVCVAFFY